The Acidobacteriota bacterium genome has a segment encoding these proteins:
- a CDS encoding sigma-54 dependent transcriptional regulator, producing MNRTHHIAVIDDERESLAAISRALRRVGYQVDSYEDSQAAMAQLDRFKQFDLVITDLKMPRVTGMDLLRAVRSVNPEAGVLMVTGHGTVETAVEAMRLGADDYILKPLDLFELRDRVRQILESRAPGARGSDPAVRSLAGAATRILGDSPVMRDLLKQIATVAPTRSTVLLLGESGSGKDLVAQTLHENSPRRDRNFLPLNCAALSPTLLESELFGYEAGAFTGARQRRLGKLEMADRGTLFLDEIGEMPPEMQVKLLRFLETREIMRVGGNASLQLDVRLIAATNRDLVEAVSQGTFRTDLYYRLRVVTLRVPPLRERTGDIPRLAWSFVEAFAAEHRKRIHRLEPELLDRLVQHPWPGNVRELRNLVESLVVFCKGDTLRMEDLPPDLRIGEPAPPPGSEAEPPRFADLNLDTIERQAVLQALERSQGNRQRAAKLLGMGLRTLQKKLKEYGLTARRR from the coding sequence ATGAATCGGACGCACCACATTGCGGTGATCGACGACGAAAGGGAGAGCCTGGCTGCGATCTCCCGTGCTCTCAGGAGAGTCGGGTACCAGGTGGATTCCTATGAGGACAGCCAGGCGGCCATGGCTCAACTGGACCGGTTCAAGCAGTTCGACCTGGTCATCACCGACTTGAAGATGCCTCGGGTAACCGGCATGGACTTGCTGAGGGCGGTGCGATCCGTCAATCCGGAGGCCGGAGTGCTGATGGTGACGGGACATGGCACGGTGGAAACCGCGGTGGAGGCCATGAGACTGGGGGCCGACGACTACATCCTGAAGCCCCTGGACTTGTTCGAGTTGCGGGACCGGGTGCGACAGATCCTGGAGAGCCGGGCACCCGGCGCCCGGGGGTCGGACCCGGCCGTCCGGAGCCTTGCCGGCGCCGCCACCCGGATTTTAGGCGATTCCCCCGTCATGCGGGATCTTCTCAAGCAGATCGCCACGGTCGCGCCCACCCGCTCCACCGTTCTGCTGCTGGGCGAAAGCGGCTCCGGCAAAGACCTGGTGGCCCAAACCCTTCACGAAAACAGTCCGCGCAGAGACCGGAATTTCCTGCCCTTGAATTGCGCCGCTCTCAGCCCGACCCTGCTGGAGAGCGAGCTGTTCGGCTACGAGGCCGGAGCCTTTACCGGAGCCCGCCAACGGCGCCTGGGAAAGCTGGAAATGGCCGACCGGGGAACGCTCTTCCTGGATGAGATCGGGGAGATGCCACCGGAGATGCAGGTGAAGCTGTTGAGGTTCCTGGAGACCCGGGAAATCATGCGAGTCGGGGGGAATGCGTCTCTGCAGTTGGATGTCCGACTCATCGCGGCGACCAATCGGGATCTGGTCGAGGCCGTCAGTCAGGGGACCTTCAGGACCGATCTCTACTACCGCCTCCGGGTGGTGACCCTGCGGGTGCCTCCACTCAGAGAGCGGACAGGGGACATCCCGCGGCTGGCCTGGTCGTTTGTTGAGGCCTTCGCGGCCGAGCATCGCAAGCGGATTCACAGGCTCGAGCCGGAGTTGCTGGACCGGCTGGTGCAGCACCCCTGGCCGGGAAATGTGCGCGAACTGCGAAACCTGGTGGAGAGCCTGGTGGTATTCTGCAAGGGAGACACCCTCAGGATGGAAGATCTTCCGCCGGACCTTCGCATCGGCGAGCCGGCCCCACCGCCGGGCTCGGAGGCGGAACCGCCCCGATTCGCGGACCTGAATCTGGACACCATCGAGCGCCAGGCGGTTTTGCAGGCATTGGAGCGCAGCCAGGGCAATCGGCAGCGGGCCGCCAAGCTCCTGGGAATGGGCTTGAGGACACTGCAGAAGAAGCTCAAGGAGTATGGACTGACCGCGCGGCGGCGGTAG